The proteins below come from a single Haemorhous mexicanus isolate bHaeMex1 chromosome 18, bHaeMex1.pri, whole genome shotgun sequence genomic window:
- the GDF5 gene encoding growth/differentiation factor 5, with translation MKILHFLTLLLWHLTWLSLDLVPGALSSSEAGQGNPGSKLGFLKAEGKERSPSARAGTLRTASHGYSAGTSKARTESNAVQAGALLAKNDGSKKVPSRTAATEGKVGHLPSRPSGVRTVTPKVQNLSSKVALKKTGTSSTDSDSFKTKKTKEPVTQREAKETFRHPPITPHEYMLSLYRTLSDAERKGVNGSVKLEAGLANTITSFIDKGQDERAPTIRKQKYIFDISALEKDGLLGAELRILRKKPSDAWKSHSSGKTSQVKLFSCSTNRQASTLLDSRTVSITDTPKWEVFDIWKLFRNFKNLVNLCFELETFDRGRAVDLRSVGFNRTGRQVNEKALFLVFGRTKKRDLFFNEIKARSGQDDKTVYEYLFNQRRKRRAPLATRQGKRPTKNLKARCSRKALHVNFKDMGWDDWIIAPLEYEAYHCEGLCEFPLRSHLEPTNHAVIQTLMNSMDPESTPPTCCVPTRLSPISILFIDSANNVVYKQYEDMVVESCGCR, from the exons ATGAAAATCCTGCATTTTCTCACTTTACTGCTTTGGCATTTGACTTGGCTGTCTCTGGATCTAGTTCCTGGAGCGCTGAGTAGTTCTGAAGCAGGCCAGGGTAATCCAGGATCTAAACTAGGTTTTttgaaagcagaaggaaaggagaggagtCCCTCCGCACGGGCAGGTACATTGAGGACTGCAAGCCATGGATACAGTGCTGGTACGTCAAAGGCCAGGACTGAAAGCAATGCTGttcaggctggagctctgctggccaAGAACGATGGCTCAAAGAAGGTTCCCTCAAGAACAGCAGCCACGGAGGGCAAGGTAGGACATCTCCCCAGCAGACCTTCTGGAGTAAGGACAGTGACTCCAAAGGTTCAAAATCTTAGCAGCAAGGTGGCTTTGAAAAAAACTGGCACAAGCAGTACTGACAGTGATtctttcaaaaccaaaaagactAAAGAGCCTGTAACCCAGAGGGAAGCTAAGGAAACTTTCCGACATCCCCCGATAACGCCACATGAATACATGCTCTCTTTGTACAGGACTCTCTCAGATGCAGAAAGAAAGGGTGTTAATGGAAGTGTAAAACTGGAGGCTGGACTTGCCAATACAATAACCAGCTTTATAGACAAAGGACAAG ATGAGCGAGCACCAActataagaaaacaaaaatatatttttgacaTCAGTGCATTAGAAAAAGATGgtttgctgggagcagagcttcgaatattgagaaaaaaacctTCTGATGCATGGAAGTCTCATTCTTCTGGAAAAACTTCCCAAGTAAAATTATTTAGTTGCTCTACAAACAGACAAGCCTCAACACTCTTGGACTCTCGGACTGTCAGCATCACCGATACACCCAAGTGGGAAGTGTTTGACATCTGGAAACTTTTCAGAAACTTTAAAAACTTGGTTAACTTGTGTTTTGAACTGGAAACTTTTGACAGGGGGAGAGCTGTTGATCTCAGGAGTGTGGGATTTAATAGAACAGGTAGACAGGTCAATGAAAAAGCTCTCTTCTTGGTGTTTGGgaggacaaaaaaaagagacttATTCTTCAATGAAATCAAAGCTAGATCCGGCCAAGATGACAAAACTGTTTACGAGTACTTATTCAACCAGAGGCGGAAGAGAAGAGCTCCTCTGGCAACACGGCAAGGGAAGAGGCCCACCAAGAATCTGAAGGCGAGGTGTAGCAGAAAAGCTCTCCACGTTAATTTTAAGGATATGGGCTGGGATGACTGGATAATAGCCCCTCTGGAGTATGAGGCGTATCACTGCGAAGGGCTCTGTGAATTCCCCCTCCGGTCCCACCTGGAGCCCACCAACCACGCCGTTATCCAGACTTTAATGAACTCCATGGACCCTGAGTCCACGCCCCCAACTTGCTGTGTCCCAACCCGGCTGAGCCCCATCAGCATCCTTTTCATTGACTCTGCAAACAACGTGGTCTACAAGCAGTACGAGGACATGGTGGTGGAGTCCTGTGGCTGTAGGTAG